One region of Arvicola amphibius chromosome 3, mArvAmp1.2, whole genome shotgun sequence genomic DNA includes:
- the LOC119810255 gene encoding Golgi SNAP receptor complex member 1-like produces MAAGTSNYWEDLRKQARQLENELDLKLVSFSKLCTSYSHTSARDGGRDRYSSDTTPLLNGSSQDRMFETMAIEIEQLLARLTGVNDKMAEYTNSAGIPSLNAALMHTLQRHRDILQDYTHEFHKTKANFMAVRERENLMGSVRKDIESYKSGSGVNNRRTELFLKEHDHLRNSDCLIEETISIAMATKENMTSQRRMLKSIHSKMNTLANRFPAVNNLIQRINFRKRRDSLILGGVIGIGTILLLLYAFH; encoded by the coding sequence ATGGCGGCGGGAACCAGCAATTACTGGGAAGATCTCAGGAAACAAGCTCGACAGCTGGAAAATGAACTTGACCTGAAACTAGTTTCCTTCAGCAAACTGTGCACGAGTTACAGTCACACCAGCGCCCGGGATGGAGGACGCGATAGGTATAGTTCAGACACAACGCCCCTCTTAAATGGATCAAGTCAAGACAGAATGTTTGAGACGATGGCAATTGAAATTGAACAGCTTTTGGCAAGACTTACAGGCGTAAACGATAAAATGGCAGAATATACCAACAGTGCAGGGATCCCCTCATTGAACGCAGCACTGATGCATACGTTGCAGCGACAtagagacattctacaggattaTACACATGAATTccataaaaccaaagcaaacttTATGGCGGTACGGGAAAGGGAGAATCTGATGGGATCAGTACGGAAAGACATTGAATCATATAAAAGTGGATCTGGAGTAAACAATAGGAGAACCGAACTGTTTCTGAAAGAACATGACCACCTTCGAAACTCTGATTGTCTGATAGAAGAAACAATAAGCATTGCTATGGCTACGAAAGAAAATATGACTTCTCAGAGAAGAATGCTCAAGTCCATCCACAGCAAAATGAACACTTTGGCCAACCGTTTTCCTGCTGTGAACAACCTGATACAAAGGATCAACTTTAGGAAGCGACGTGACTCACTCATTCTTGGAGGGGTCATCGGCATCGGTACCATTCTGTTGCTGCTGTATGCATTCCACTGA